A single genomic interval of Bacillus smithii harbors:
- a CDS encoding FAD-dependent oxidoreductase — protein sequence MFEIAIIGGGPAGGSAALFTSKAGKRTLVIDNGKSVTKRAWIENHYGVAEITGPDLVEIGRKQSEKFGAEWVEAEVTDVKKTDNGFEIVTEKGRYEAKQLIIATGMLTKIAETLGLKVKAGTEPRVKQIIETDGQGRTSMEGVWAAGVAAGTSVHTIITAGDGANVAINVLSEMNGERYVDHDVLKSSK from the coding sequence ATGTTTGAAATTGCCATTATCGGCGGAGGCCCTGCCGGCGGAAGTGCTGCTCTTTTTACCAGCAAAGCCGGAAAAAGGACGTTGGTTATTGATAACGGGAAAAGTGTAACCAAAAGAGCGTGGATTGAAAACCATTACGGTGTTGCGGAAATAACGGGACCGGATTTAGTAGAAATCGGTCGAAAACAATCAGAAAAATTTGGTGCGGAATGGGTGGAAGCGGAAGTAACAGACGTGAAGAAAACAGACAATGGTTTTGAAATTGTGACAGAGAAAGGCCGCTACGAAGCGAAACAATTGATTATTGCTACCGGAATGCTGACGAAGATTGCCGAAACGCTTGGATTAAAGGTGAAAGCAGGAACGGAACCGCGCGTCAAACAGATCATTGAGACGGACGGTCAAGGGCGGACTAGCATGGAAGGTGTCTGGGCAGCCGGAGTTGCGGCAGGGACAAGCGTTCATACAATTATCACTGCAGGCGACGGAGCCAATGTGGCGATTAATGTCTTGAGCGAGATGAACGGCGAGCGCTATGTCGACCACGATGTATTAAAATCGTCGAAATAA
- a CDS encoding D-alanine--D-alanine ligase — MKTKVCLLYGGKSAEHEVSLQTAKAVTEALDLEKFDVYPVHINKEGQWIKGPKLERPAESVEDLQFSPQNQESTHPLAAFLEGGEEFDVVFPLLHGPNGEDGTVQGMLELLNIPYVGNGVLASAAGMDKVIMKHIFAEAGLDQVDYVWFTRSHWEKNQEVTYELTEKEIGYPCFVKPANLGSSVGINKCSNRDELEKAFKEAFQYDRKIIVEQGVKAREIEMGVLGNDDPKCSVPGEIVPKKEFYDYKAKYQDNSTQLIIPAEISEKVKAEMEQIAIKAFQALDCSGLVRADFFLTEDGRVLINEVNTMPGFTPVSMFPLLWKHSGLDYPQLIETLIDLAIKRHEEKQKIKYTV; from the coding sequence ATGAAAACGAAAGTTTGTTTATTATATGGCGGGAAATCAGCGGAACATGAAGTTTCCCTTCAGACAGCCAAAGCGGTGACGGAAGCGTTGGATTTGGAAAAATTCGACGTGTATCCGGTTCATATAAATAAAGAAGGACAATGGATTAAAGGACCGAAATTGGAAAGACCGGCAGAAAGCGTGGAAGATTTGCAGTTTTCGCCTCAAAACCAAGAGTCCACTCATCCGTTAGCGGCTTTCCTGGAAGGCGGTGAAGAGTTTGATGTGGTCTTCCCGCTTTTGCACGGACCAAATGGTGAAGACGGCACAGTTCAAGGGATGCTTGAACTTTTAAACATTCCTTATGTCGGAAATGGAGTCTTAGCCTCGGCGGCGGGAATGGACAAAGTGATCATGAAACATATATTTGCAGAAGCAGGCCTTGACCAAGTCGATTATGTTTGGTTTACGCGCAGCCATTGGGAAAAAAATCAAGAAGTAACATACGAATTAACGGAAAAAGAAATCGGCTATCCTTGTTTTGTGAAACCGGCCAACCTCGGTTCCAGCGTGGGAATTAACAAATGTTCCAATCGAGATGAATTGGAAAAGGCCTTTAAGGAAGCTTTTCAATATGACCGTAAAATCATTGTGGAACAGGGAGTAAAAGCGAGAGAAATAGAAATGGGAGTGCTCGGGAACGATGATCCGAAATGTTCCGTACCGGGAGAAATCGTTCCTAAAAAGGAATTTTATGATTATAAAGCGAAATATCAAGATAATAGTACGCAATTGATTATACCGGCAGAAATTTCTGAGAAAGTTAAGGCAGAGATGGAGCAAATAGCGATCAAAGCTTTCCAAGCTTTAGATTGTTCCGGACTGGTTCGTGCCGATTTCTTTTTGACAGAAGACGGCCGAGTTCTGATTAATGAGGTCAATACGATGCCGGGATTTACCCCCGTCAGCATGTTTCCGCTTCTTTGGAAACATAGCGGTTTAGATTACCCTCAGCTGATTGAAACATTAATTGATTTGGCCATAAAAAGGCATGAGGAAAAACAAAAGATCAAATACACCGTTTAA
- the cls gene encoding cardiolipin synthase — MEILAILLILLFLLNILFAGVIIFLERKEPSATWGWLLVLFFIPLVGFILYLIFGQNLTRRRLFDWDDIKKIGIEKMIDQQIAALKEDRFDFRDPHAAKNRDLIYMHLINNDAVLTQDNDIDIFVDGQEKFEALLKDIAKAKDHIHLQYYIFRADHIGKQLIQLLTKKAKEGVEVRILYDAMGSRRLSKRSFRHLIAAGGRVEVFFPSRIPLINLRLNYRNHRKLVIIDGKIGYVGGFNVGDEYLGLNPKFGYWRDTHLRITGKAVHAIQTRFILDWNQAAPTRYDIQYSDRYFPESRPAGQIPIQIVTSGPDSEWEAIKNGYIKMISNAEKSIYIQTPYFIPDASLLDALRIAALSGKDIRIMIPNKPDHIFVYWATLSYIGELLKVGAKVYIYENGFIHAKTIIVDEKISSVGTANIDVRSFRLNFEVNAFIYHEETAQNLSEFFKQDLTKCQELTIDRYQLRPLRIRFKESISRLLSPIL; from the coding sequence ATGGAAATATTGGCAATTTTATTAATTCTCTTGTTTCTTCTGAATATCCTTTTTGCTGGCGTCATTATTTTCTTGGAAAGGAAGGAACCAAGCGCTACGTGGGGATGGCTGTTAGTATTGTTTTTTATCCCTCTCGTAGGATTTATTCTGTACTTAATCTTTGGACAAAATTTAACAAGACGCCGATTGTTTGATTGGGATGATATTAAAAAAATCGGGATAGAAAAAATGATTGACCAGCAAATCGCTGCTTTAAAAGAAGACCGATTTGATTTTCGCGATCCACATGCCGCAAAAAACCGCGATTTAATTTACATGCATCTTATCAACAATGACGCGGTGCTCACTCAAGACAACGATATAGACATATTTGTTGACGGCCAAGAAAAATTTGAGGCATTACTAAAAGACATCGCCAAAGCAAAAGACCACATTCATCTTCAATATTACATTTTCCGTGCCGATCACATCGGAAAACAGCTGATTCAGCTTTTAACAAAAAAAGCGAAAGAAGGAGTCGAAGTTAGAATTCTTTATGATGCAATGGGGTCTAGGCGGTTGTCGAAAAGATCATTCCGTCATTTAATAGCCGCCGGAGGCCGAGTGGAAGTGTTTTTCCCGTCCCGCATACCTTTAATTAATTTACGATTAAATTACCGCAATCATAGAAAATTGGTCATTATCGATGGGAAAATCGGGTATGTCGGCGGGTTTAACGTGGGGGATGAATACTTAGGATTGAATCCCAAATTTGGCTACTGGCGTGACACACATTTACGAATTACCGGAAAAGCAGTTCATGCGATTCAAACACGCTTCATCCTGGATTGGAATCAAGCGGCGCCGACACGCTACGATATCCAATATTCAGACCGGTATTTTCCGGAATCCCGTCCGGCCGGACAAATCCCCATTCAAATCGTGACAAGCGGTCCTGATTCGGAATGGGAAGCCATTAAAAACGGCTATATCAAAATGATTTCCAATGCCGAAAAATCAATCTACATTCAGACTCCTTATTTTATTCCTGATGCCAGTTTACTCGACGCTCTTAGAATCGCCGCTTTGTCCGGCAAAGACATTCGCATCATGATTCCTAACAAACCTGACCATATTTTTGTTTATTGGGCGACCCTTTCTTATATCGGGGAGCTATTGAAAGTTGGAGCAAAAGTCTACATTTACGAAAATGGCTTTATTCATGCTAAAACGATTATCGTAGACGAAAAGATCAGCTCCGTTGGAACAGCGAACATTGACGTCCGAAGTTTCCGGTTAAATTTCGAAGTCAATGCCTTTATTTATCATGAAGAAACAGCTCAAAACCTATCGGAATTTTTCAAGCAAGATTTAACGAAATGCCAAGAATTAACGATTGATCGTTATCAATTACGTCCTCTCAGAATTCGCTTTAAAGAATCGATTTCGCGGCTGCTCTCACCAATTTTATAA
- a CDS encoding SE1832 family protein, translated as MKRADIEYAIKEIKMDYIRIQGDIEKLESTGQSVSNAEKMLKQMEDQLKYLNEQLLKCEE; from the coding sequence TTGAAACGGGCCGACATTGAATATGCCATAAAAGAAATCAAGATGGATTATATCCGCATTCAAGGCGATATAGAAAAACTGGAATCTACAGGCCAAAGCGTCTCCAATGCGGAAAAGATGTTAAAACAAATGGAAGACCAGCTTAAATATTTGAATGAACAGTTGTTAAAATGCGAAGAATGA
- a CDS encoding hemolysin family protein: MDIFSLVLVVMLIAITAFFVASEFAIVKIRSSRIDQLIEEGSKRAVAAKTLITHLDEYLSACQLGITITALGLGWLGEPAVGRMLHPIFESMNLADSVQHILSVGIAFALITFIHVVVGELAPKSFAIQKAEAITLFVAQPLIWFYRIMFPFIWLLNGSSRLVTRIFDLNPTSESELAHSEEELRILLSESYKSGEINQSEYKYVNNIFEFGDRIAKEIMVPRTEIISLSKDETIESFIKTVKEEKFTRYPIIDGDKDHIIGLVNLKEILTDYVQNQENIQQTLESYVRPIIRVIDTIPIHDLLIKMQKEQIHMAVLMDEYGGTAGLVTVEDILEEIVGEIRDEFDLDEVPLIRKINEHHFILDAKVLVSEVNDLLGLEIEEEDVDTIGGWVLTKNYDASQGDVIFYENYEFRILDMEDHHIKYIEVLKKESPEEQIAPTKQISLAENEAIS; the protein is encoded by the coding sequence TTGGACATATTTAGTCTGGTTCTTGTCGTTATGTTAATTGCAATAACGGCGTTTTTCGTAGCTTCTGAATTTGCCATTGTAAAGATTAGAAGCTCGCGGATCGACCAATTGATTGAGGAAGGCAGCAAACGAGCCGTTGCCGCCAAAACTCTCATTACGCACCTGGATGAATATTTGTCGGCTTGCCAATTGGGAATTACGATTACCGCACTTGGGCTTGGATGGTTAGGCGAACCTGCTGTAGGCCGCATGCTTCACCCGATATTTGAAAGCATGAATTTAGCCGATTCCGTTCAACACATTTTGTCAGTGGGAATTGCTTTTGCCTTGATTACCTTCATCCACGTAGTGGTAGGAGAATTAGCGCCAAAGTCATTCGCCATTCAAAAAGCAGAAGCTATCACTCTATTTGTGGCGCAGCCGCTCATTTGGTTTTATCGGATCATGTTCCCATTTATATGGTTGTTAAACGGTTCATCCCGACTCGTAACGAGAATCTTTGATTTAAATCCGACATCGGAAAGTGAACTGGCCCATTCGGAAGAAGAACTGCGCATTCTTCTTTCTGAAAGCTATAAAAGCGGCGAAATTAACCAGTCCGAATATAAATATGTCAACAACATTTTTGAATTCGGTGATCGAATTGCAAAAGAGATAATGGTTCCCCGTACCGAAATCATTTCTCTTTCCAAAGATGAAACAATAGAATCCTTTATAAAGACCGTCAAAGAAGAAAAATTTACCCGTTACCCTATTATTGATGGGGATAAAGACCACATTATCGGATTAGTAAACTTAAAAGAAATCCTTACAGATTACGTGCAAAACCAAGAAAACATCCAACAAACGCTCGAATCCTATGTCCGCCCCATTATAAGAGTGATCGATACCATTCCTATTCATGATTTGTTAATCAAAATGCAAAAGGAACAAATCCATATGGCCGTTTTAATGGATGAGTACGGAGGAACGGCGGGTTTGGTTACGGTAGAAGATATTCTTGAGGAAATTGTCGGCGAAATTCGCGACGAATTTGATTTGGATGAAGTTCCCTTGATTCGGAAGATCAACGAGCATCATTTTATATTGGATGCGAAGGTGCTGGTCAGCGAAGTAAATGATCTGCTTGGACTGGAAATTGAAGAGGAAGACGTCGACACGATTGGCGGCTGGGTTTTAACGAAAAACTATGATGCCAGCCAAGGGGATGTTATTTTTTATGAAAACTATGAATTTCGTATTTTAGATATGGAGGATCACCATATCAAATATATTGAAGTTCTAAAAAAAGAATCACCTGAAGAGCAAATAGCACCGACCAAACAAATTTCGCTCGCGGAAAATGAAGCCATCTCTTAA
- the mgtE gene encoding magnesium transporter — MIQNLTEDQMTLLVIKALKEGKKTDFQKLLEELHPYDMATIYKNLPEKHKLRFLLQLNIPVLTDMIQELGHEEQLEVLKKLGREKSRKVLDDMDNDDLASLLDDMSPERIKSFLSGMKKEESTIIKNMMNYPSETAGRLMTNRFVWIRNYYTVREAVDKLKTFAEYAETINYLYVIDENRKLVGVVSYRDLLLADINAKIKDIMYERVISVSVLTDQEEIARLIERYDFLAIPVVDEEGVLQGIVTFDDIIDVVIQEANEDIEKLSASGKAIDFDTKAPVAAFRRLPWLILLLFIGLVSGSIISGFQATLQKVVALAFFMPMIAGMTGNTGTQSLAVVVRGLASKDINMKTALKLVGREFVVGVIIGAICSVLLFAIAFFWQGSAILGLVVSLSILLTLIIGTLAGTVIPLILYKLKVDPAVASGPLITTINDIFSLLIYFTIASWFLDRLI, encoded by the coding sequence GTGATTCAAAATTTGACAGAAGATCAAATGACGCTTCTTGTCATTAAAGCCTTAAAAGAAGGGAAAAAAACAGACTTTCAAAAGCTTTTGGAAGAATTGCATCCCTACGATATGGCTACGATCTATAAAAATTTACCGGAAAAACATAAACTGCGTTTTCTTTTACAGCTAAACATTCCCGTCCTAACCGATATGATTCAAGAGCTGGGTCATGAAGAACAGCTTGAAGTTTTGAAAAAGCTCGGGAGAGAAAAATCGCGGAAGGTCTTAGACGATATGGACAACGACGACCTTGCGTCCTTGCTCGACGACATGTCTCCCGAAAGAATCAAATCGTTTTTGTCCGGAATGAAAAAAGAAGAGTCCACCATCATTAAAAACATGATGAATTATCCTTCTGAAACGGCCGGCCGTCTCATGACGAACCGTTTCGTATGGATTCGCAATTATTATACGGTGAGAGAAGCCGTAGATAAGTTAAAGACGTTTGCAGAATATGCTGAGACCATCAACTATTTATACGTAATTGATGAAAACCGAAAACTGGTGGGCGTTGTTTCCTACCGCGATCTTCTTCTCGCTGATATAAACGCCAAAATCAAGGATATCATGTATGAGCGTGTCATTTCAGTATCCGTTCTAACCGACCAAGAAGAAATTGCCAGGCTCATTGAACGTTACGACTTTTTGGCGATACCGGTTGTCGACGAAGAAGGAGTTTTGCAAGGAATCGTCACGTTCGACGACATTATCGACGTTGTCATACAAGAAGCGAATGAAGACATTGAAAAACTTTCCGCTTCAGGGAAAGCGATCGATTTTGATACAAAAGCGCCTGTAGCGGCCTTTCGACGGCTTCCATGGCTGATCTTGCTGCTGTTTATCGGCCTCGTTTCCGGAAGCATCATTTCAGGATTCCAAGCAACATTGCAAAAAGTAGTCGCTTTAGCTTTTTTCATGCCTATGATTGCAGGCATGACCGGAAATACAGGAACACAATCATTGGCAGTGGTGGTGAGGGGCCTTGCTTCTAAAGACATTAATATGAAAACAGCTTTAAAATTAGTCGGACGTGAATTCGTTGTCGGCGTCATTATCGGTGCGATTTGTTCTGTTCTTTTGTTTGCGATCGCTTTTTTCTGGCAAGGAAGCGCCATTCTCGGATTGGTGGTCAGCCTCTCCATTCTTCTCACGCTCATCATCGGAACTTTGGCCGGAACGGTGATCCCACTGATCTTGTACAAATTAAAAGTTGACCCGGCAGTAGCATCCGGTCCGCTGATTACGACCATTAACGATATTTTTTCACTTCTCATTTATTTTACGATCGCTTCCTGGTTCCTGGATCGGTTAATTTAA
- a CDS encoding hemolysin family protein yields the protein MITVKIIAILALIAFAAFFVVAEFSIVKVRSSRIDQLVSEGNNKAVAVKRIITHMDSYLSATQLGITITSLGLGWLGEPTVKALIHPLFRAMHLPNNIAHVLSFLISFSVITFLSVVLGELAPKSVAIQKAEAITLAIAKPLIGFYRVMFPFIWVLNQSARLVTHLFGLKPATETDIAHSEEELRIILSESYKSGEINQSEYRYVNKIFEFDNRLAKEIMVPRMEIVSFDQSDTLEDILETLLAEKYTRYPITDGDKDNIIGMINMKEVLTDCVSNLNNKKKPLIHYVKPIIRVIETIPVQSLLVKMQKERTHMAVLLDEYGGTAGIVTVEDILEEIVGEIRDEFDTDEVPLIRKIGDNHYLLDAKVLIEDVNDLLGTALDEEDVDTIGGWLLTQKYDLAEGDIIEYLPYQFKIAEMDGHHILYVEISKVSTTPSRV from the coding sequence TTGATTACCGTCAAAATCATAGCTATTCTTGCGCTCATCGCTTTCGCAGCGTTTTTCGTAGTAGCAGAATTTTCCATCGTAAAAGTGCGATCCTCTAGAATTGATCAACTCGTATCAGAAGGAAACAACAAAGCAGTGGCCGTAAAACGAATTATTACCCATATGGATTCCTATTTATCCGCCACTCAATTAGGGATTACCATTACCTCTTTAGGACTTGGTTGGCTTGGAGAGCCTACAGTAAAGGCTCTCATCCATCCGTTGTTCCGCGCGATGCATTTGCCAAACAACATCGCTCATGTACTTTCGTTTTTGATTTCTTTTTCCGTTATCACGTTTTTAAGCGTGGTTTTAGGAGAACTTGCTCCTAAATCAGTAGCCATTCAAAAAGCCGAAGCGATTACGCTGGCGATTGCAAAGCCATTGATCGGTTTTTATCGGGTGATGTTCCCTTTTATATGGGTATTAAATCAATCCGCACGGCTTGTTACTCATTTATTTGGTTTAAAGCCTGCGACCGAAACCGACATCGCTCACTCTGAAGAAGAATTGAGGATCATTTTGTCAGAAAGCTATAAAAGCGGTGAAATCAACCAATCGGAATACCGATATGTCAATAAAATTTTTGAATTCGACAACCGCCTGGCAAAAGAAATTATGGTGCCGCGGATGGAAATTGTCAGTTTTGATCAATCCGATACGTTAGAGGATATTTTAGAAACGCTTTTAGCGGAAAAGTATACCCGATATCCGATTACGGACGGAGACAAAGATAACATTATCGGCATGATTAACATGAAGGAAGTATTGACAGACTGTGTGTCTAATTTAAACAATAAGAAAAAGCCGCTTATACACTATGTCAAGCCGATCATCCGCGTCATAGAAACGATCCCTGTTCAGAGCCTTTTGGTAAAAATGCAAAAGGAAAGGACGCATATGGCCGTCCTTCTGGATGAATACGGCGGCACTGCCGGAATTGTAACGGTTGAAGATATCCTGGAAGAAATCGTAGGTGAAATTCGGGACGAGTTTGATACAGACGAGGTTCCTCTTATCCGCAAAATTGGAGATAACCATTACCTCTTAGATGCCAAAGTGCTGATCGAAGACGTGAACGATCTTCTCGGAACCGCTTTGGACGAAGAAGATGTTGATACTATCGGAGGATGGCTCCTCACACAAAAATATGATTTAGCCGAAGGAGATATTATTGAATATCTTCCGTACCAATTTAAGATTGCAGAAATGGACGGACACCATATTTTGTATGTAGAAATTTCTAAAGTCAGCACCACTCCCTCAAGGGTTTAA
- a CDS encoding MFS transporter has product MEERNFARARLITVFASFLAFMGIGVVDPILPVIAEQIGASHWQVEMLFTAYIFIMSVMMIPAGILASRAGDKRLMVAGLIVVTIFSLLCGLSQNIPELSIFRGGWGLGNSMFFATAMTLLIALSDDAQKAVGLYEAAIGLGMAGGPLVGGLLGDFSWRFPFIATGILIFTAFLLVAFFVFEPSSKQTRKPAGLKDLKNLFTFPPFLIASLSGMLYYYGFFVVLAYTPLTLGLSAIQIGLVFCGWGLFLAYGSAGLAHKLEEKYSPKQILPFSLLVFAMLVGALFFVHSSIALITIVIVSGLACGLNNALFTSYVVEVSPYERGVTSGTYNCIRWIGAAVAPVLSGYLGESISAHTPFIIACTLAIISILLMMIKPKQAKVSVRKTIAK; this is encoded by the coding sequence ATGGAAGAAAGAAATTTTGCACGAGCGCGATTGATTACCGTATTTGCGTCATTTTTAGCGTTTATGGGGATAGGAGTTGTGGACCCGATCCTGCCGGTTATTGCCGAGCAAATCGGGGCTTCTCATTGGCAAGTAGAAATGCTGTTTACCGCCTATATTTTCATCATGTCCGTTATGATGATTCCCGCTGGCATTTTGGCCAGCCGCGCCGGAGATAAAAGGCTTATGGTTGCTGGTCTTATCGTGGTAACGATTTTTTCATTGTTATGCGGACTTTCCCAAAATATCCCGGAATTGTCCATTTTCCGAGGCGGCTGGGGACTTGGCAATTCGATGTTTTTCGCTACCGCTATGACATTATTAATCGCTCTGTCCGACGATGCCCAAAAAGCGGTTGGTTTATATGAGGCCGCCATCGGTTTAGGTATGGCCGGCGGTCCTTTAGTGGGCGGTCTGCTTGGGGATTTTTCCTGGCGGTTTCCTTTCATTGCGACCGGCATTTTGATTTTTACTGCATTTTTGCTTGTGGCGTTCTTTGTATTTGAACCGTCGTCTAAACAAACGCGTAAACCGGCCGGATTGAAAGACCTTAAAAACTTGTTTACGTTCCCGCCTTTTTTGATTGCCTCGCTTTCGGGAATGCTCTATTATTATGGATTTTTCGTTGTTCTGGCTTATACGCCGCTTACTCTTGGACTTTCAGCCATTCAAATCGGCTTGGTGTTTTGTGGATGGGGGCTTTTCCTTGCATACGGATCTGCCGGTTTAGCTCACAAATTAGAAGAAAAATATTCTCCAAAACAAATTTTGCCGTTTAGTTTACTTGTTTTTGCAATGTTAGTCGGGGCCTTATTCTTTGTGCATTCCAGCATCGCATTGATTACCATCGTCATCGTCTCCGGTTTAGCATGCGGGTTAAACAACGCCTTGTTTACAAGCTACGTGGTGGAAGTATCTCCTTATGAACGTGGGGTTACATCCGGTACTTACAATTGCATCCGCTGGATCGGGGCAGCTGTTGCTCCTGTGTTGTCAGGATATCTAGGAGAATCCATTTCTGCCCACACGCCATTTATCATTGCCTGTACCCTTGCGATTATTTCCATCTTGTTAATGATGATTAAGCCAAAGCAAGCAAAAGTTTCTGTCCGCAAAACCATCGCCAAATAA
- a CDS encoding UDP-N-acetylmuramoyl-tripeptide--D-alanyl-D-alanine ligase: MIVKTIQQVAEMMGAPYELSHKDIVIQGVSIDSRKIEKGNLFVPLKGDHTDGHRYVETAFQNGAAASLWQKDVPNPPEHFPIIMVDDTLEALQRLAKAYRDELSIKVVGVTGSNGKTTTKDIISSLLSSRYRVQKAEGNYNNHIGLPLTLLSLKQDTEAAILEMGMSSKGEIDFLTRMARPDIAVITNIGEAHLLDLGSREAIAEAKFEIINGLDKNGVLVYHGDEPLLERLVQNTPHLTVKTFGESAKNDLYPTKIRQTNEGSRFSINTEPEREFFLSVLGKHNVFNALAAILVARELGISYDEIEDGLKKIELTKMRLELVEGSKGEKIINDAYNASPTSVRAAIDLVSELQGYERKILVLGDMLELGPKEKQYHEEIGKEINPHAIDYVFTIGELGQYIAKGAKTVLPEHRVFAFMEKEKLVEKLKSLLTGNELILVKASRGMKLEEVVHLLQA, from the coding sequence ATGATTGTCAAAACGATTCAACAAGTTGCTGAAATGATGGGAGCACCATATGAACTTTCCCATAAAGACATTGTGATTCAAGGAGTGAGTATTGATTCCCGAAAAATCGAAAAAGGGAATTTGTTTGTCCCTTTAAAGGGAGACCATACGGATGGGCACCGTTACGTCGAAACAGCGTTTCAAAATGGGGCAGCTGCTTCCCTTTGGCAAAAAGATGTTCCCAATCCACCGGAACATTTCCCGATCATTATGGTGGACGATACATTGGAAGCGCTCCAACGTCTTGCCAAAGCATATCGTGATGAACTGTCGATCAAAGTGGTAGGTGTAACCGGAAGCAACGGAAAAACGACTACAAAGGATATCATCAGCAGCCTTTTGTCGAGTCGATACCGCGTTCAAAAAGCGGAAGGAAACTACAATAATCATATCGGATTGCCTTTGACGCTGCTTTCCTTGAAACAAGATACAGAAGCAGCGATTTTAGAGATGGGAATGAGTTCAAAAGGGGAAATTGATTTTTTGACGCGGATGGCTCGACCGGATATAGCCGTTATTACCAATATTGGAGAAGCTCATCTGTTAGATTTAGGTTCAAGAGAAGCGATCGCAGAAGCAAAATTTGAAATTATTAACGGCTTAGACAAAAATGGTGTGCTTGTTTACCACGGCGATGAACCGCTTTTGGAGCGACTAGTCCAAAATACGCCTCATTTGACGGTGAAAACGTTTGGGGAATCGGCAAAAAATGATTTATACCCGACGAAAATCCGTCAGACCAATGAGGGAAGCCGGTTTTCCATTAATACAGAACCGGAACGAGAATTCTTTCTTTCAGTGCTCGGTAAGCATAATGTGTTTAATGCATTGGCTGCTATTCTCGTTGCTCGTGAATTGGGGATCTCTTACGATGAGATTGAAGACGGCTTAAAAAAGATCGAATTAACTAAAATGAGATTGGAACTTGTAGAGGGAAGCAAAGGAGAAAAAATTATCAATGATGCATATAATGCAAGTCCTACCTCGGTAAGAGCAGCGATTGATTTGGTTTCCGAACTTCAAGGCTACGAACGGAAAATTTTAGTTCTGGGCGATATGCTTGAACTCGGTCCGAAAGAAAAGCAATACCATGAAGAGATTGGAAAAGAAATCAATCCACATGCTATTGACTATGTGTTCACCATTGGTGAATTAGGCCAATATATTGCGAAAGGTGCGAAAACCGTATTGCCGGAACACCGCGTTTTCGCTTTTATGGAAAAAGAGAAACTCGTGGAAAAGCTGAAATCCTTGTTAACGGGAAATGAACTGATTTTAGTGAAGGCATCACGAGGTATGAAATTGGAAGAGGTCGTCCATCTTTTACAAGCGTAA
- a CDS encoding Lmo0850 family protein produces the protein MVKDSERIARVINKLSSLGVKVTKTKSRLDLFRALQGYKDIRGIVKL, from the coding sequence GTGGTGAAGGACAGTGAGCGGATCGCAAGAGTAATCAACAAGCTTTCCAGTTTGGGCGTTAAAGTAACGAAAACGAAGTCTCGCTTGGATTTGTTCCGAGCTCTACAAGGATATAAAGATATCAGAGGAATTGTAAAGTTGTAA